One part of the Natronomonas salsuginis genome encodes these proteins:
- a CDS encoding MarR family transcriptional regulator, translating to MSTITEDRSRQAESPFADPEFRETLRGLPPSAKLVAKVLDDTPPLSQGQLAEESLLPDRTVRYALTRLEEASLVDSRYSFRDARKQVYFLVV from the coding sequence ATGAGCACCATCACGGAGGACCGCTCACGCCAGGCCGAATCGCCGTTCGCCGATCCGGAGTTCCGCGAGACGCTTCGCGGACTCCCCCCGAGCGCGAAGCTCGTCGCGAAGGTCCTCGACGACACGCCGCCGCTCTCGCAGGGCCAACTCGCCGAGGAGTCGCTACTCCCGGACCGGACCGTCCGATACGCCCTCACCCGGCTCGAAGAGGCATCGCTCGTCGACTCGCGATACTCCTTTCGCGACGCCAGAAAGCAGGTCTACTTCCTCGTCGTCT